The Acidobacteriota bacterium DNA window GACGGTTGTCCTCGATGCCGAGTGACCTTTTGGCATGAGAGAACCGATGATAGCCACCACCGCGATGAGCGCCGCGATGACCCCAACCACAATCAGAAACCATTTCATTTCTTTCTCCTTCCATGGGCGTCCCTGGGAGCGCAGGCATCCTTGCCTGCTCGTAGCCTGCTCTTACAGCAACCGGGATTTCCTTGCTTGAGCAGAAGCGGGCAGGCAGGGATGCCTGCGCTCCCAGGCCATTGTGTCCTCCCCCGCTTCTGTGATTATATTGTTCGCCAACAGACAATCAATGGAGGCGCTTGAATGAGCTTTACAAGAATGGACCAGGGCAAGATCGAAGACTGGATGGCAATCGGTCAGGCGGTCACCCAGCGGCAGGCGTCGATGCCCCGCATCATCAAGGCGATGCTGCTTCAACTCGAAGAGCAAGTTGACGGCTTTGCGGTAAACCAGCTCGATCACAGCTTGCAGACGGCTACCCGCGCGCTTCGCGACGGAGCGTCGGAAGAGATGGCCGTCGCGGCGTTGTGTCACGACATCGGCAAGGTGATTTCAGTTGAGAACCACCCGGCAATTGCCGCGGAAATTCTGAGGCCTTACGTCTCGCGCGAGACCTACGAGGTCATTCGCACGCACCAGGATTTTCAGGGGCGGCACTACTACGCACTGATGGGCAAGGACCCCGACGCGCGACGGCAGTATGCGAACGAGCCGTGGTACGAGATGGCTTGCGTGTTCACCGACGGATGGGACCAGTCATCATTCGATCCTGAATACGACACGCTTCCGCTGTCGCACTTCGAGCCGATGATCGATCGCGTCTTCGCAAGTCCAAAAAGAGAGCTGGCCCAAAGCGCATAGACTCGTTGGTTCTTTTGAGCCCGAGCTAACAACTACCGAGAGGTTTCCAATGTTGAGCTTCACCGTCAGAACGAGCATTACGCTGCTTGCCGGCGCTTTGTCCCTGGCGTGCGGGACTCCGCCAACTGTAGTTTCAACGAACGCGCCGCAGGCTGCCGCACCGCAGGCTGCCGCGTCAAGTTCGCAGGGTGAGCTTCGATTAAAGGCCCCTGATGGCTGGGTGAGCGAGCGGCCTTCATCGAGCATGCGCGTGTCGCAATATCAGCTTCCAGCCGCAGAGGGCGACGCAGAAGCAGCGTCGCTCGTCGTGTACTACTTTGGAGCGGGCCAGGGCGGCTCGGTGAACGCCAACCTCGAGCGTTGGATCGGTCAGATGCAGCCACCCGATGGCCGTCCGTCACAGGATAAAGCTAAGACAGAAACGACAAGCGTCAACGGCATGAAAGTCACGCTGTTGGATGTCGCCGGCACCTACGCCGGAGGCGATATGGGCGGAGGCGGAACCGCTCAAAGCAAGCCGAACTTTCGCATGCGCGCGGCGGTCATCGAGACTCCAAAGGGAGCGTATTTCATCAAGCTGGTCGGGCCGGAGAAGACCGTGGCCCGGTGGGATCAAGCCTTCCACGAGTTCGTCAGGTCCGCAGAGTTCAAAGGATGAGCCTTATCAAATGGCGGCTTCTCTTGAGAAGATTTCGCCGTTGGATAGTCGTCGCGCTGGCCACACGACAGACTACACGCGCGAGAACCAAGTTGATTCTCGCCCTGTTGATTTTCGCCCTCGCCTTCGCAGTCCGCTCTCTCCACGCAGTTGATCTTGCTGCCTTGATGTACACGACCGAGCAGCCCTTCAACGGGCTGACTGAGGGCTATGACCTCAGGGCCGTCTCCATTCTAAGAGGCGAAGGTGTACTGGGCCCTTACAACATCGATACCTCAGATACGAAATGGCTGACGCAAGCGCCCGGATATTCCATTTTCCTCGGCGGCGTCTATGCAATACTTGGACGAGATTTCTTCAAACCCCAGCTTGTTCAAAACGCCGTCAACTCGCTCTCGGCAGTGTTGATTTTTCTGATCGCCGGTTCGCTCATAAGCTGGCGCGTGGGCGCCGTCGCGGGCGTGCTTGCGGCGCTGTCTCATCACCTTGCTCACATATCGAATTTCATCCTCCCCGATGCGATGCACGCGCTTCCGGTGCTTGCGGCCATCTATCTTCTGGTGATAGCCCGCCGCGCGCATCACTCGTACTGGCTTTACGCGGCGGCCGGATTGATGATCGGGCTTGGGTCGTGGCTCAGAGCGCAAACGATTCTGCTGGGATTATTCCTGGTCGTGATGCTTGCGATGATCAACACGCGGCGATGGCTTGTGGTGAAGCGCGTTGCGGTGACGGCGATAATTTCGCTTGTTGCGATAGCTCCTATCACGATTCGGAACTATGTGGTATACGGCGAGTTCATCCCCATACAGGTTGGGCTGGGGATTCTTCTCTGGGAGGGCATAGGTGACGCGAGCGGCGATAGATTCGGGGCCGTGAAGCAGGACACGGAAGTAGCGACGCAAGAAGCTGAGTTGTATGGCGACCCACGCTACGCGGGATCGTGGACCACGCCAGACGGCATAAAGCGCGACCGCGATAGAACGAAGCGAAGTCTCGGCATCGCCGTGCGCTATCCGATCTGGTACGCGGGAGTGATGATGCATCGATGCGGCGAGATGCTGAAGTATTCCGCGCACGCGCCGCTGGTGCTTACGGTCTCGCAAGCGAGGTCCGAACAACGCTCGGCTCCGATCAAGCGAGTCTGGAGCGAAATAACACCGGACGACTCCAGCCTGGCCGTTGGCGAAAGCATCTTCTGGATGCGGCCGGTCGTGAGAGGACTTCAGCGAATCGCGAAAGAGACCATGCTGGGCTTCATCATCATCGGCGCGATTATTCTGTTTGCGGCAAGCTGGCGCAGGGCAATGTTCATTTCGATTGTGCCGCTCTATTACTTCTTGTTTCAGTCGGCTATGCACACCGAGTTTCGCTACACGCTGCCAATGCAGTATTTCGTATTCGTGTTTGCCGCGACGGTATGGGTGCTGATTTGCGTCGGCGTGCCGAATGTCATTAAGTCATTCTTCGATAGAAAAGTGAACCGCGCGCCGGCTATCCATTGAACCCCACGGGAGCGGAATAGTAATGGACTGCCTCCTCATATATTGGTGACCGTCCGTTTCAAATACTTCGTGAGTCGAGCCCCCGACATGCCGGTGCAGTAGAGCGCAGCCGCCGCGCATATAAACAAGAAATAATGCATTGGCAGAGTATACCGGTAGTCTATACCGAAGGGCGCATGACTTAATAAATAGTAAACCGGGACCGCGAGCACTATCAGGAGCGTCCGCCACTGGCCAGCCAGTGCCAGAAGCATTATGCCCGTGACGATTAGCAATCTCATATAGGAGGTCTTGAAGAGGTTCTGCTGCAGCGCCCTGATAACTGCGCGCGGCGGACGAGTCCACTGGTAAGGAGTAGGCCCAAGTTCGAACAACTCGGTCCGGCCTAACTTGATAGAGGTTTTGCTCGCTTGTCTCGCATGGTAGCTGATCGCAACCCCGGTGGCGGTTTGATGGCCGCTCGCAAAAGGAATCTCAACAACCGGGATCGCATGCCCGGGTGTCGGAGGGGGTTCGCTTTGTCTCTCGATAGAGCCTGGCTCTTTACTGTTGATAGCGCTTGGTTCCGGCGCCTTCAACAGTACTTCTCGTCCTAACGTAACTCGTTGGTCAGTACTCTTGGCCTCGATAGCCGCTTCTCCTTCCTCAAGTTCGGCTGAGATCTTAAGTATGTAATCAGTGTGCTTCTTCAAAGAACTAGGCGTGCTGAGAAGCAAAGTCTCGTCCGCCCGCCCCGACCCTGAAAGAACAACCTCCTGCCCGTCGTTGGCAAGCGAACCTGCTGCTTTTTGTGAGATTGGGCTGCTCATCCAGTCTTCTGCTGTGATGGACGATATTGGCTGAATCCCGGATGGGACTTCGGTGTTATGTCCAAATGATGGGGTCCAGGAAACGCTAGGAGCTCTGCTGGTGCGAGATGTCAAAGCGGTCGTACGAAAGTCATTGTATCTCACCATGAAAGCCATGCGCTGAATCATGACGCTGACCGCCCATGTGGGATTGGCGCGGAGAACCGCAAGCGCTCTAGCAACGCGCGAATAGTCTCGGTCTATTCCATCTGGGACCCAAAGGCTTTTTCTATAGTCGCGCCTCCCGTGCCATTCCGCATCCTTGATACACACGCCCTGGTCGTAAGCGGCCATCCCGAGTCTGCCTTCAGCATCGTACTCGCCGATGCCTTCGACAAGTAGCACCCCGCTTGCTAGCGTCACCGGCACGAAGCGGTGAAATACAACCCAGTTGCGAATCGTTATAGGTGAAATGACAATCGCCATCGCACAAACAAGCGCTGCTGAGTAGCTCAATCGCTTGCCGCGCTCGAATAACACCGCGATCACCAGAACGAGAAAGGGCGCGAGCAGCAGCGCATTAGACCTCAGCCAACAAGACAGGCCGAGCATAGCGCCAGCGGAAACTACAGTCACCAGACGCGGTCGTTTGTATGCCCTGATGAACAGATAGATTGCAGCTAAAATCGGTAAGATATAGAGAGTGTCAGGGGAGAGCCATAAGGAGTGGTAAGCAAGGTGTGGTGAAATAGCTGCGATTACGCCGGCGATAAACGCTATGGCAAGCGGAAACAACTGGGCGGCGATCAAAAGGATGAACACGTCAGCCAGAGCGGCAAAGAGAATTTGCAGGAGCCTGAGAGCGGCGTAATATCTGTCT harbors:
- a CDS encoding HD domain-containing protein, whose translation is MSFTRMDQGKIEDWMAIGQAVTQRQASMPRIIKAMLLQLEEQVDGFAVNQLDHSLQTATRALRDGASEEMAVAALCHDIGKVISVENHPAIAAEILRPYVSRETYEVIRTHQDFQGRHYYALMGKDPDARRQYANEPWYEMACVFTDGWDQSSFDPEYDTLPLSHFEPMIDRVFASPKRELAQSA
- a CDS encoding glycosyltransferase family 39 protein, with translation MSLIKWRLLLRRFRRWIVVALATRQTTRARTKLILALLIFALAFAVRSLHAVDLAALMYTTEQPFNGLTEGYDLRAVSILRGEGVLGPYNIDTSDTKWLTQAPGYSIFLGGVYAILGRDFFKPQLVQNAVNSLSAVLIFLIAGSLISWRVGAVAGVLAALSHHLAHISNFILPDAMHALPVLAAIYLLVIARRAHHSYWLYAAAGLMIGLGSWLRAQTILLGLFLVVMLAMINTRRWLVVKRVAVTAIISLVAIAPITIRNYVVYGEFIPIQVGLGILLWEGIGDASGDRFGAVKQDTEVATQEAELYGDPRYAGSWTTPDGIKRDRDRTKRSLGIAVRYPIWYAGVMMHRCGEMLKYSAHAPLVLTVSQARSEQRSAPIKRVWSEITPDDSSLAVGESIFWMRPVVRGLQRIAKETMLGFIIIGAIILFAASWRRAMFISIVPLYYFLFQSAMHTEFRYTLPMQYFVFVFAATVWVLICVGVPNVIKSFFDRKVNRAPAIH
- a CDS encoding glycosyltransferase family 39 protein, producing MCAAVLLLSVAVRLLYFQDMRGEVLHEQSLATNLVYNYEEEKQRMFNDGGLLFPSKPVDPSDARMLFHPPGYSILLVAIYGNDTPDRYYAALRLLQILFAALADVFILLIAAQLFPLAIAFIAGVIAAISPHLAYHSLWLSPDTLYILPILAAIYLFIRAYKRPRLVTVVSAGAMLGLSCWLRSNALLLAPFLVLVIAVLFERGKRLSYSAALVCAMAIVISPITIRNWVVFHRFVPVTLASGVLLVEGIGEYDAEGRLGMAAYDQGVCIKDAEWHGRRDYRKSLWVPDGIDRDYSRVARALAVLRANPTWAVSVMIQRMAFMVRYNDFRTTALTSRTSRAPSVSWTPSFGHNTEVPSGIQPISSITAEDWMSSPISQKAAGSLANDGQEVVLSGSGRADETLLLSTPSSLKKHTDYILKISAELEEGEAAIEAKSTDQRVTLGREVLLKAPEPSAINSKEPGSIERQSEPPPTPGHAIPVVEIPFASGHQTATGVAISYHARQASKTSIKLGRTELFELGPTPYQWTRPPRAVIRALQQNLFKTSYMRLLIVTGIMLLALAGQWRTLLIVLAVPVYYLLSHAPFGIDYRYTLPMHYFLFICAAAALYCTGMSGARLTKYLKRTVTNI